The Nodularia sp. LEGE 06071 DNA window ATGGTATCTGCGTCCATGTTGCTGCTAAAATCACCAGTCATACTTTACGTATTTTTCTGCGTCTTCGTTTTGGTATTGACGTTCTTACTTTTGAACAGCATCCTCTGCCTTAATTCACATAAGGCGTACTTAATAAACTCATTTTCGAGATTTGAGATGATTTCTGTATCAGGGCTACAAGTGAACCAACTAATATTAAGTTTATTTTTCCGATTAAATCTTTTTAGTTGATTAAATCTATGATGGTCTTTCCATCGCTGAACTAAGTTGACTGTTCTACCTATATAAATAATTTGACCTTTACTTTCAGATACAAAGTAGATAGCTGCACAATTAGGAAGAATATTTTTGTCTAGTAAATAAACTGATGGTAGTTCAGATACTTTGATGTTTTCTAAATTCATTCGATCATAAGAAATGGCTAATTCAAAGGAACGCAGATGAACGCGGATGAACGCAGATGGGTTTAGAAATTACGGACAACACGCTTTATTTCTACTTTGGGATTACCAAAATTAATTAATAGACATAGAGTAAGTCCAGTTGCTTTCAGATAGTTCATACATTGGGCAAAATGCCTATTATCTAGTGCTGTTACTGCCTTTAACTCCACAATAATAGCTTCCTCTACCAATAAATCAGCCCTGTAGTTGCCCACAACGATACCGTAATACCAAACTTCTATCATTTTTTGTTGCTCAACCAACAAAGTAGTTTTCCGTAACTCATGCACCAGCGCATTTTCATAAACCGCCTCCAAAAAACCAACCCCCAAAGTATTACCCACTTGAAAAGCACACCCAATAACCTTCTCGCTAATCCTATTCAACTCCAATCTGCGTCCATCAGCGTTCATCTGCGTTCCCCCTCCATATCATATAAAACCAGCAAATGTACGCAACCAAACGCCAAATTATCCGCGTTCATCTGCGTACATCTGCGTTCTAATTAATGCACTAACTCAATAGCCCGCTTAGTCAACGCCTCAGCAGTCAAGCCATTAAACGCCATCAACTCTCCCGCACTGGCGGTAGTTTCCCCACGCTTCCAGGCGAAAGTATCACGCTTGCAATTACTGCGTAACATAATTGGTTCCAGCATCGCCGCAGCACCACCAGTTACACCAATTAAGGCACTTCCATCAAACAATTCGGCAAATTTGGCATCATCCATAAAACCACCATCGGCTTCTGAACAAGTTTCCCAAGCAGTATCTTCAGGACGATACAAACGGCGAGGATTGATAATAGAAATAATCTTCACTCCAATACCTTCAGTTTCTAAGAAAGCCGCCGCTTCAAACACAGGAATTAATGTCATATCGCCAATGACTGCAAACACAACTTGTTTATCACCTGCAACTTCTTGTAATAAGATTGCACCATCTTCTAACCCTTGACGAGTTTGTTCTAAGGTAGTGCGAATTGGTAAGGGTGACTTACTCGCTGTAATCACAATTCCCTTATTCTTTGTTTGCAAAGCCCAGTCATAACAGCCTTGGATACTATTAGCATCAGGGGGAAATAATGGGAAGACATTTCCATTCCGCATCAGTGACGCAAAGTAAGCTTCAATTTCCGGGCGTTGGTGTGTCCAACCGTTGCGCCCTTGCTCTAATGCACCGGCTGTAAATAAGGTTATGCTCGAAGGTGTTTGACGGCGCAATTCTGCCATTGCTTGGATGACTGTTTGCCAAATTGGTACACCGTTGATGGCAAAAGATTCATAAGAACACCATAATGTTCTCGCACCCATTAAGGCTAAACCAGCCGCTAAACCTGCACAAGCATCTTCACTCAATGGTTCATAAACTTGTCCGTTTGGTGCTTGATGATAGGTTTCATCGGTGGTGGGGTGAATGATTTTTAATGCTTCATTAATGTTACCAATTCCTGATGCGGCGTTTCCGTCGGCGTTGGTGACTAAGAAGTTACTATCTTTTTTACCCACATATCCCACTAATTTACCCATTACGGTTGTGGCAACTTTGGGATCTCCACCTACTGTATATTCTTCTAAGGGTAATTGTCCTAAATCTACTAATGGTAATTCAAATTCTGTAACTACTGTTTTGGCTGCGGGACCTCCTCCGGCGCGTTCGGCATTTGTGCGGACTAATTCCCAAGCTTCTACTGATAAAGCACGGGTTTTTAATGCACTGATAATGTGCGGCGCATCTAGGGTATCTTTCGGATAGAGGTTGTGAGATTGGGAACCCAGGGCGTGAACTCCTGCGCCTTTGAGTTGTTTAATAATGAATACCGTCAACTGTCCATTCATCGCAGAATGGGCGGCTTTATCGATTCCCAAAAGTACGGCTTTGGTGAAGGCTAGGCGCTGCTCGAAGGAAAAGACGGTACTATCTACATAATCCCCTGGTTGGTTTTGGTCGTCAAAGTCTTTCGCATCGACTAATACGACTTCCGCAAAACCGTTTCCTTGCCAGTAGGCTTTCATTTCGGCGTTGGTTTTGAGGGAAACCATACTATGATGTTCTTGGCTGTAACCATTCCACACCATGACAGGTAAGAAGTTGGTGACGCTGGGATATGCTGTGTTAAAGTGTGCGATCGCACTCACAATATAAGGCTCACCCAATCCACCATCACCCACAGTAAAGGGGAATAATTTATCTTGATGCAGCAAGGCGGCGGACATAGCAAAGTGTTGTCCTTGTCCTAGAGGTCCAGCCGGTGCGAGAATACCAGGAATGAAACCGGAAAGGTGTCCTAAGAGTCCGTGCTTTTCTCGGAAGCGATCGCGCAATTGCTGTACTGTAGAAATGCCCATGTCTTCCAAGGAACGATCCAAAAACATGGCACTATAGAATCCAGGGGCATGGTGTCCCACTTCGGTGATAATATTCTTATGACCCAGCATCACTAGGGCTGCATAAGCTTCTGCTTGACTGGCAAAACCACCAGGATGTCCAGATGCCTTACTAGCTGTAACTTGCAGTGTCAGGTAGCGGAGAGCATCGGCAGCAAGTAAAGTTTGATAGACTGCTGTGGGATCTGTAGGATCTGCGATCGCTTTTTTGCCTGAATCTATTGCAGGTGTCGTACCATAAGTGGCAAAATTTGGTAGCGCCTCACCAAAATATTGAATTCCTTCACAAAAATTAGGCAGCGCAGAAGATGCTTTTGATGTCATGCTGAGAACCTTATAAAAAGAGGGCAAACTGAAGATGCTTGATGAATTTAACAAAAATTTTACATCTTTGAGGTGGTCAGAACTTATTGCATTTTCACAAGGTGAGGATAAGCAGTTTAAATAGTTGTTTAGTAAGGAACTAATTAGACTAAGTAATCATACTGGTTTAAACCACAAAGACTTTATACTCCCACTCTCAGCAATTTAAGCTCAAACTCTGACTCTCCGCGCCTCTGCGTGTTAGTGGAACGGGGCGTAGCCCGATAAATTCATCTCTTCATTTCAGCAGCCAAAGATTGCGATATATTTACATTTCAAGTCCTGACTTTAAAATTACTGTTTACCGTCTTCTAATATACTCATATTTGCATATATCTTACTGTAGATACATTTCGGAGTGTCCAGAGTTTAAAGTAACCATTAGTATATAGAACTTAGGAGCGCAAAACTTCATGACAAACAACCAACCCTTAGAAGCAGAGTTTGTATCACATGAAGCAAAACGAAGAGTATCTGAGAAACTAGATGCAGCCGAAAAAATTGATATAAATGTCCAAACTGATGTGTTGAAAATTGTTCAGGGACAAGCCGAGACAATTTCCCTTGCAGGTGAAGGATTAATAATACAAGAAAATATCCGGGTGCAGGAAATAAAACTGCAAACAGATAATATTGCCATAAATCCTTTAAGTGCTATTTTCGGTCAAATTGAACTGAATGAACCAGTAAATGCCATTGCGCGGATTGTACTCACAAAAACAGATATTAACCTCGCCTTCACATCAGACCTAATTCGTAACTTAATAAAAAACTTTCCTTTAAATGTAAATGGCGAAATTATCAATTTTGAGCCGCAACATATTGATATATTTTTACCTGGGGATGGCAAAATCGGGTTTAATGCCACAGGTCTGCTAAAATCACCGGAAAATCCGCGTTTGTTAGGAGTTACGGTGACTTTTCGCCCCCGGACTAATTCCCATCCCATATTATTAGAAAGTGTCACCTGTACTGAAGGAGAAGGAATTTCTGTAGAGCTAATTTTAGCATTCATGCATAAAATCAAAGAACTAGCAAATCAACCTTTTTTGAATTGGGAAGATATAGCATTTCGGATTCTAAATATGCAAATTGAACAGGACAGTTTAATCCTAATCATCGAAGCTAATGTCAAGCAAATATCGGCATCACAAATGGAGTTTATTAATCAGCTTCAGTAGTTATATGGCTTTTTTCATCTACTGAGATCCTAATTTATCTCTGTCCCCTGTGGTCAGCTAAGACCTGTCCACATCTGTGGTTAATTCATGCTGATAATAATTCTGTATGTAGATGCGCCGAAAGTTATTTTATAATAATAGTCTATTAGTATATTCCCAAATTAAAAATATGCAAGAGTATGATGTTGTTATTATTGGCGCAGGACATAACGGGCTAGTTTGTGCAGCTTATTTGCTGAAAGCTGGCTATAGCGTCCTGCTACTAGAAAAGCGTTCTGTTCCCGGTGGTGCAGCAACAACCGAAGAATGCTTACCCAAAGAAGCACCTGGATTTAAATTTAACCTGTGTGCAATTGACCACGAATTTATTCATTTGGGGCCAGTTGTGGAAGAATTAGAATTAGAAAAATATGGCTTAGAATATTTAGATTGTGATCCAGTTGTTTTTTGTCCCCATCCTGATGGAAAGTATTTTTTAGCGCACAAATCAGTCGAAAAAACTTGTGCAGAAATCGCTAGTTACAATGAACGCGATGCTAAAAAATATGCAGAGTTTATAGATTACTGGCAAAGGGCAATCAGTGCAATGGTTCCGATGTTTAACGCGCCCCCAAAATCATTTATAGATATTTTTGGTAACTACAATGTTCAAAAATTCAAAGACTTATTTTCGGTAATCGGTTCCACAGCGAAAACCTTAGACTTTGTTCGCACCATGCTGAATAGTGCGGAGGATATTCTGGACGAATGGTTTGATGAAGAATTCTTAAAAGCCCCACTTTCTCGACTGGCTTCAGAACTCGGTGCGCCACCTTCCCAAAAAAACCTGGCTATTGGTGTGATGATGATGGCTATGCGTCATAACCCCGGTATGACTAGACCTCGTGGCGGAACTGGGGCGTTAGTTCAAGCATTGGTGAAATTAGTTAGCAGTAAAGGTGGCATAATTTTAACAGACCAACAAGTAGAAAAAGTATTAATTGATAACGGTAAAGCTGTTGGTGTCGGGGTTGCGGGTGGTCAAGAATATCGCGCTAAATATGGCGTTATTTCCAACATTGATGCTAAACGGCTATTTTTACAACTAATAGATCCCAGTGAAGTAGATGATGCTGATCCTGATTTACGAGAAAGGTTAGAACGTCGCATCATTAATAATAACGAAACCATCCTGAAAATAGACTTGGCTTTAGACGAACCTCTGCATTTTCCCCACCACGACCACAAAGATGAGTATCTCACTGGATCTATTTTAATTGCAGATTCAATGGCTCACGTTGAACAGGCTCATAGTAAATGTACCCTGGGAGAGATTCCCGATGCTAACCCTTCCATGTATGCGGTGATGCCTAGCGCCCTTGACCCCACATTAGCACCACCAGGTAAACATACTTTATGGATTGAGTTTTTTGCTCCTTATCAAATAGCAGGTGCAGAAGGTACTGGTTTAAAAGGTACTGGTTGGACAGATGAACTAAAAAACCAAGTTGCAGACAAAGTAATTGATAAATTGGCTAACTATGCACCAAATGTCAAAGCAGCAACTATTGCCCGTCGTGTGGAAAGTCCAGCCGAATTAGGCGAAAGGTTAGGTGCTTACAAAGGGAATTACTATCATATTGATATGACATTAGATCAGATGGTATTTTTCCGTCCTTTACCAGAATTAGCTAACTACAAAACACCTATCGATAACCTCTTTTTGACTGGTGCGGGAACTCATCCAGGTGGGTCAATTTCAGGAATGCCAGGACGTAATTGTGCGCGGGTATTTTTGCAAACAAAACATCCTGTAGCTCAAAGTTTGAAGGATGCCAGGGATTCATTTAAATCAGCTGTAGGTTCGGTATTTGGAATTGGGTAATACCAATTATTTGTGAGGCTGCATATTATTTCGACCCCACCCCTAACCCCTCCAGTGCAAGCGAGGAGGGGAACTGCATTTCTGGTTAAATTCTATATCCAAAGTATTAAATTTACCGAAAATAAAATACTACCTTGGTCTAAAAGAAAACCCATCAAAGTATGAGGTTTTTATTTACTAGAGGATAGACAATAAGAATATGCAAAGAATAAGGGAACACCAAAAAATAAAAAATTATCCAAAAATTGTAGGGTGGATTAGCGCAGCGTAACCCACCATTATCCTAATGTCCTTAACCAACCCTAGAAATTAATTGGGGTTTTATTCCTTGGAAGCCCCTAATATCTATATTGTCCACAGAATAAGTGTGTGGTTTCAACTTTATATAAGCGTTGAACGGTCAACAAAGTATCATTATTCATCCCTCTAATAAATTTGTGCTAGTCGTATTTATGGTGCAAGATATTCTTTTTTGTCTCAAAGAAGCTACTTCCTATTATATTTTGAAAAAATATTCCACACCCAAAAATTCTGCTGAATGTTTTATCAATCCTCCCTGTGGCTGTGCAAATCCGGGAAAGGAACTCAAGTGTGAAGACTGTACCTATTTAGAAGCTTGTTTATCTCACTTCAAACTCGGTCATAAACCAATGCCATAGAACCTCACCCCAACCCTCTCCTAATTAAGGCGAGGGAGCCGGAGATGGGGATTAAGGGAGGGATAAACTGGCAGAATTGACATCTAAAAATAACGTTGCTTGCGATTGTTGACGTAAAATAGATGCTGGGCAATTTATGTTAATTGACCCTTTTAGCATCTGTTTTACTACCTGGGCTTTACGTTTTTCTGGTGCTAGACAAATAATTTTTTGGGCTGAACAAATTAAAGGCAAAGTCACGGTAAAAGCGTACTGGGGAACACTATCAATATTAGGGAAATGACCTGTATTCACTTGTTGCTGGCGATTGGCTGTATCTAGTTTGACCAGTTTGACGCTGTAAGCATCTTCAAAATTGGCGACTGTGGGATCGTTAAAAGCCAAGTGTCCGTTTTCACCCACACCAAGACAGCATAAATCAATTGGCTGGGCTTGCAATAGTTTGGTGTAGCGATCGCACTCTGCTAGAGGTTCCAATGCATCACCTTGTATATAATGAAATTGCTGGGGACAAACCCGCTGCTCTACACGTTCTTGCATATATCGCCGGAAACTCGCAGAATGATCAGCCGTCATGCCCAAATATTCATCTAAATGAAATAATATCATCCGCGACCAATCTACACCACCCAACCTGATTAAAGCATCCAGAAATTTGAGTTGGGAGTTTCCTGTTGCTAACAGTACAGCTGCTGTTTCCTGTTGCAGAAGCACTTGCTGTAAATACTGTTGGGCGATTTCGGCAACTTTGTTTGCCATTTCATCTTCAGAGTTGTAAATCTGCACCAATAAATCATCAACACGAAAACAGTTTGTCGCACCTAGCATTTGCTTACATGGAATATTGGACAATAATGCACTAACATTCTTTCTTCAGTATAGATTTCCAGGCGTTGCTGAAACCAAGTATGCATTTAGGTGTAAAGACGTTTCATGGAACGTCTCTACATTCTTTTCTGGAGATGTCTTTTGATAGAATCAGATTAGAAAGATTCTGGCGGAGCAATATCTGAAGCAACACTACTAGAATTGCGCCCTGATTTAACGCATAATTCCGATATCGGGGATGATTTGGAAACAGACGAAGCCGGGGAAGTTACCATATCTGTATTCAGCACCCTGCCATTATTTGCTTGCCCAGAAGTTAAGGATAACCCCCCCATAGCCCCAGCCACAAGGGCTGTATACCCTACATACAGATGTATGGGACGAATATCGATTCCCAATCCCCCAGAAGATTTTGTCGAATGATGCCAAGAAGGTACAATTGATTGCAGCCCTTGACTTGCTGGTAAAGAAGCAGCTAAGTTTACGCCATTGAGTCCCAAACTATTCCCCATAGCTCGAATAAATCCACGTAGCAAACTATCTTCTGGTAATGAATTAAAATTGCTATTTTCTATTGCTTCCATCTGATAAATTGGGACATGAGTGTAAATATTAAGTTGGCACAGAGAAAGGCCTTTAGACTCACGAGCTGCTTTGAGTTGTTGACCGATTCTGCACATAATTTCTCTACGTTCGTCGGCGGCTCTTTGCTGGGCTAGTTCAGCAGGGGAAGGTTTTTTGTTCGGCTTAAACCACTTGCTAATTATTGCACTGGGAGAGTTTATTTCTCCACTTTTGTCTGAATTTACAGTGGATTCTGATAATAGGTTATCTTCATTAATATGTGCGCTGCTGGTTTGCGCTGCTACTTTTATAGGTGATGAATCACTAGCTGTGTCAGGTTCAATAATGGGTGAAACAGTCTGAGTTTCTGTAATTTCTTCTTGTTGTGCGAATTGCTGGAATGCCAAACTAATAGCCTCCCTACCCACAGCTTTTAACAAAATCTTGACTGGTTCTCCTGAAGCCCCCAGCAAATTTTGTAATGTAACCATAGCACGAAGATAAACTTTGCTGCTATGAAGTTCAGCTTCAATTTCACCTAATAGCGATCGCAATTCATCGTCAGAAAATTTGATCCTAGGATTTCCAGAAATACTGGACAAATGCACAGGTGTCATATTCATGATCAAAGTTGCTCCTGATATTCAAACAAAAAGTGGTTATATCTGTATAATTTCTCGCTTTCTGTCGTTTAATATCCGGATTATTCTGGATTAAATATCTAATTTTTACCAAAAAATTGTCAGATTTGACCAATAGTTCTTGAATGGTACTAGTACAACACGGCGTAAATAAACAGACCATTCAAAATCCATGAAAAGCCCATTTTATAAGCTTTTTTACTTTTGACTTTTGACTTTTGACTTCCGCCTTGCGGTACTAGCCCCTAGATTTATCTATGGGGTCAATCCAAAATCCAAAATGCTCACTGCGCTAACCAAAATCTAAAATCTAAAATCCAAAATCTAAAATTGTTTGACTCGTTGGACAAAAGACCTGATCCATGTAACATATTCGTCACCAGCCACAATAGCTGTATCATTATGGTCTGCTGCTGGTACCAAAAACAGTTTTTTCGGTTCGGGAGCAGCATGATAAAGTTTTTGACTCATAAAAGATGGCACAGTTGTATCAGCACTACCATGAATGAATAACACTGGCATTTTTAACTGCGGTACTTTTTTAATCGATTCAAAGCGCTGGGTCAAAAGCAAACTGACTGGAAAAATCCGAAACAAGTTCCTGTAAGCTACCATATCCTCGATAGAGGTAAAGGAGCTTTCCACAATCAAGCCGGCGGCTTCTGGCTGTTTGATGGCCAAATCAATGGCGATCGCACCCCCCATAGAATGTCCATAAATAAAAATTTTCTCTGGTGGAATCTGTTGCTTTTGTACTAAGTAATTCCACGCTACGGCTGCATCCTGATAAACCCGCTTTTCGTTCGGAAAGTAACCTTGACTGCGACCATAGCCGCGATAATCGATTAGTAGCACAGAAAATCCTAGTTGATGAAACCGATTAGCATGACCAATGTTAGCACTCACATTGATAGCGTTACCATGCAGATACAGCAATACATCAGCATCTGGTTGCGGAGATTTAATCCACCAACCATGTATAAGTTTTGTCTGACCATCCCTAAGTTTTACAGGTAGCCAGACATCCTCGTATGGAAGATTAAAAAACTCTGGTGTTCTTTCAATGACACTAGAGGGAAAGAAAATAAACTGATGCTGCTTCACAAAAAGCAGTAAACAGATGGCAAAATAGACAATGACGACAAATATTTCTACCGTCAGTAGTAGCTTGAAACACAATTGCATTGAAAATTGCGGTTTGTTTAAATTTAAGTACTAAGATTTATACTTTAACAAAAATTTATAAACAAAATAAATATTTGTTAATAAACTCAGGTTGAGGACTTGACCATGAGACTTAAACTCAGCCAATCCTTTTACATAGTAAAAACATTTACGCACTTAAGTAGGATCACTTTGATATAGTAAAGATTGTTGATTAGTAGGAGAAGATTGTGACGGTCTTAAATGAAGCGCAAACAGAACAATTGCAGGAAATAACTCAACAATTACTGCGAGTCAGACAAGAAAAATCCATAACTATAGAAAAAATAGCTATTCAAACAAATATCCGACTACATTTATTGCAAGCTTTAGACGCAGGGGACTTTGAAATATTACCTGAACCTATTTACGTTCAAGGATTTATCCGTCGTTATGGTGAAGCCCTCGGCTTGGATGGTCAGGCTTTAGCAAATACCTTGATCATAATTAATGATTTTGCTCAATTCTCTCAAAATGAAACTGAAAATTTAGAAGAATTACCAGATATACACAAACGACCAGATATACACATACCTGCTTTTGTCCCCTATGCTCTCTTATCAGTACTGGCTTCTGTGGGACTGATTTATTTCCTCAATTCCCGACTCACAGCCGAATCTCCAGCCAAACCACAAAATACCGTACCTACTCCACAAATAAAGACAGCACCATTAAGTATACCTTCAGCGACAGAAAAACCAGATACAGCACCGGCAGATCAAAGTACTGCAAGTTCCAATGTTGAAGTGAATTTAGAACTTCAAAATGAATCCTGGTTACAAGTAACCGTAGATGGAAAAACTGCATTTATGGGCAATTTAAACAAGGGAGAACGCAGAACTTGGAAAGCAAAAGAAAACTTAACTATCCGCTCTGGGAATGCAGGTGCTGTATTGATTTCTGTTAATCAGCAACCAGTAAAACCTTTCGGAGATGATGGTGATGTAAAAGAAGTGACATTCACTCCAGAAACCAACACACAATAAGGGATTACTAGGAAGAGGAAAGGGTGCAGGGGAGAAGAGGATCGGGGGCAGGGGGCAGGGTGCAGGGGAGAAGAGGAACGGTTGTTAAGTAACCGGAAGTTTAAAGTAATTTCTAACTCCCCCTTGCTCCCTGCTCCCCTGCCTTTTCACTCCCCCTTACTCCCTGCTCCCCTGCCTCTTCTAAGGAATACTACTGAGCAATTAAAGTTGCGGTTGATTCACCTGCCAACTAGTGGATTGCTCGTAAGCATAAGCTACCTGAAATAGTTGGTCTTCTCGCAGCACCTGGCCGATTAGCTGTAGTCCAATGGGTAATCCCTGTTGATCAAAGCCACAAGGTACACTTAAGCCCGGTAAACCTGCCAGATTTACGGGAATAGTCATCAAGTCATTCAAGTACATACTCAGGGGATCACTGAGTTTTTCTCCTGTCTTAAATGCTGTGGTGGGAGCGGTAGGAGAAACTAAGACATCAACTTTCTTAAAGGCATTTTCAAAGTCTTGTTTAATCAGAGTGCGGATTTTTTGTGCTTTCAAATAGTATGCGTCATAATAACCAGCCGAAAGGGCGTAAGTGCCAATCATAATCCGGCGTTTAACTTCTGTCCCAAAACCAGTGGAACGGGTACGAGTATACATAGATAACAAATTATCGGCATCATCAGCACGGAAGCCGTATTTTACCCCATCGTAACGAGCCAGATTGGCTGATGCTTCTGATGGCGCAATGATGTAGTAGCTAGGTACGCCATAGCGGAAATTGGGACAGGAGATGACATGAACTTCGGCTCCCAAACTTTGTAATTGTTCTATGGCTTTAGTCACAGCTTGTTCGACTACAGAGTCCAATCCATTGCCAAAAGTTTCTTTAATCACCCCAATTCGCAGCTTTCCTCTGGCTCTCAGGTCTGGTTTTAAGCTGGCGACGTAGTTGGGGATTTCTACTTTCAGGCTGGTAGAGTCTTTGGGATCGTAACCTGCGATCGCATTCAATACTATAGCTGCATCTTCTACTGTGCGTCCAAATGGTCCAACTTGATCCAAAGATGAAGCATAAGCGATTAAACCATAGCGAGACACCAGCCCGTAAGTTGGTTTCATCCCCACCACACCACAAAAAGCCGCAGGTTGTCGAATAGAACCGCCAGTATCAGTACCCAGGGACACAACACATTCTTTCGCCGCCACCGCCGCCGCCGAACCTCCAGAAGAACCACCGGGAACCCGTGATAAATCCCAAGGATTATTCGTAATTTGGTAGGCAGAATTTTCTGTGGAACTACCCATACCAAATTCATCTAGATTGGTTTTGCCGATGATCACAGCCCCGGCATCAATCAATTTTTGTGTCACAGTTGATTCATAAGGCGGCACAAAATTTTCTAAAATTCGAGAAGCGCAAGTAGTCGGAATCCCCTGAGTACACAAATTATCTTTAATACCAATGGGAATCCCCGCCAGCATTCCAATTTCTTCACCAGCAGCGATTTTGGCATCCACAGCACGAGCCTGGTCTAATGCCTTCTCTGTCGTTACGTGTAAGAAACTGTGTAATTTCGGTTCTAAGGCTTGAATACGGTCTAAAGCTTCTTGGGTAATCTCAACAGCAGAACATTCTTTTGTAATTAGTTGTTTGTGCAACTCGCGGATGGATGCCATGATTGCTCTCTTTATAACTCAAGTCATTGATTTTAGTATATTTTCCAGGGTAATGGGTATTACCGCTACGCGGAAGTCAAAAGTCAAAAGTCTTGGCGGTTGCTATAAGATCCTGAAAAATTTTTCTAGTTTTCCGGAATTGTCTTTGCTGTGGTGGTATTACTTATCAGTACGGCGATTTATACAGAACTTCTATAACCCTTCGGGGAACTTATCCCCACCTCGTTCATCAGAAGCCCGGTCATTATGACCGGGTTTTTGGTTTTTGTGTGCGATACCTGCGACGGGCGCTTGCGCCATCGCTTTCTCTAGGCAGAAGCATTACACTCAAGGGATTGGCTAGATTAGCATTAACTATCTTAAAATCAGTTTATGACTAATGTAACAGCCTCAGTTGAAGACTTAGTGCTAATTGCTGGTGCTACTGGTGGCGTAGGTCAACTTGTCACGGCCAACTTGCTAGAAAAGGGGATGAGAGTACGTATCCTCACCCGCAACGTCGCCAAAGCTGCAAAAATGTTTAATGAAAAAGTAGAAATTGCTGTGGGTGACATCCGCGATATCAGCACACTTGCCCCAGCCATGCAGGATATCAACTACATTATCTGTTGTACTGGGACTACGGCCTTTCCTTCTGAAAGATGGGAATTTGAACCCAAACCCAACTTATTAGAATGGGGAAAAATTTTAATTGATTCAGAATATCGCGATCGCACAGCCAAGAATAACCCCCCAAAAGTAGATGCGGAAGGTGTCAGCAACTTAGTATCAGTCGCACCTCCCCATCTCAAACGCTTCGTTTTCGTCTCTTCTGTGGGAGTTCACCGTAAAGACCAACCACCATTTAATATTCTCAACGCCTTTGGTGTCCTT harbors:
- a CDS encoding helix-turn-helix domain-containing protein; translation: MNMTPVHLSSISGNPRIKFSDDELRSLLGEIEAELHSSKVYLRAMVTLQNLLGASGEPVKILLKAVGREAISLAFQQFAQQEEITETQTVSPIIEPDTASDSSPIKVAAQTSSAHINEDNLLSESTVNSDKSGEINSPSAIISKWFKPNKKPSPAELAQQRAADERREIMCRIGQQLKAARESKGLSLCQLNIYTHVPIYQMEAIENSNFNSLPEDSLLRGFIRAMGNSLGLNGVNLAASLPASQGLQSIVPSWHHSTKSSGGLGIDIRPIHLYVGYTALVAGAMGGLSLTSGQANNGRVLNTDMVTSPASSVSKSSPISELCVKSGRNSSSVASDIAPPESF
- a CDS encoding alpha/beta hydrolase — translated: MQLCFKLLLTVEIFVVIVYFAICLLLFVKQHQFIFFPSSVIERTPEFFNLPYEDVWLPVKLRDGQTKLIHGWWIKSPQPDADVLLYLHGNAINVSANIGHANRFHQLGFSVLLIDYRGYGRSQGYFPNEKRVYQDAAVAWNYLVQKQQIPPEKIFIYGHSMGGAIAIDLAIKQPEAAGLIVESSFTSIEDMVAYRNLFRIFPVSLLLTQRFESIKKVPQLKMPVLFIHGSADTTVPSFMSQKLYHAAPEPKKLFLVPAADHNDTAIVAGDEYVTWIRSFVQRVKQF
- a CDS encoding RodZ domain-containing protein, whose product is MTVLNEAQTEQLQEITQQLLRVRQEKSITIEKIAIQTNIRLHLLQALDAGDFEILPEPIYVQGFIRRYGEALGLDGQALANTLIIINDFAQFSQNETENLEELPDIHKRPDIHIPAFVPYALLSVLASVGLIYFLNSRLTAESPAKPQNTVPTPQIKTAPLSIPSATEKPDTAPADQSTASSNVEVNLELQNESWLQVTVDGKTAFMGNLNKGERRTWKAKENLTIRSGNAGAVLISVNQQPVKPFGDDGDVKEVTFTPETNTQ
- the gatA gene encoding Asp-tRNA(Asn)/Glu-tRNA(Gln) amidotransferase subunit GatA gives rise to the protein MASIRELHKQLITKECSAVEITQEALDRIQALEPKLHSFLHVTTEKALDQARAVDAKIAAGEEIGMLAGIPIGIKDNLCTQGIPTTCASRILENFVPPYESTVTQKLIDAGAVIIGKTNLDEFGMGSSTENSAYQITNNPWDLSRVPGGSSGGSAAAVAAKECVVSLGTDTGGSIRQPAAFCGVVGMKPTYGLVSRYGLIAYASSLDQVGPFGRTVEDAAIVLNAIAGYDPKDSTSLKVEIPNYVASLKPDLRARGKLRIGVIKETFGNGLDSVVEQAVTKAIEQLQSLGAEVHVISCPNFRYGVPSYYIIAPSEASANLARYDGVKYGFRADDADNLLSMYTRTRSTGFGTEVKRRIMIGTYALSAGYYDAYYLKAQKIRTLIKQDFENAFKKVDVLVSPTAPTTAFKTGEKLSDPLSMYLNDLMTIPVNLAGLPGLSVPCGFDQQGLPIGLQLIGQVLREDQLFQVAYAYEQSTSWQVNQPQL
- a CDS encoding SDR family oxidoreductase produces the protein MTNVTASVEDLVLIAGATGGVGQLVTANLLEKGMRVRILTRNVAKAAKMFNEKVEIAVGDIRDISTLAPAMQDINYIICCTGTTAFPSERWEFEPKPNLLEWGKILIDSEYRDRTAKNNPPKVDAEGVSNLVSVAPPHLKRFVFVSSVGVHRKDQPPFNILNAFGVLDAKEKGEQAIINSGIPYTIIRPGRLIDGPYTSYDLNTLLKAKTGGKQGVIVETGDQLAGDASRIDVAAACVESIFHPSTANQAFNLVNKGTRPPVIHWETLFSQLNKTSSSDSVAY